From Rhineura floridana isolate rRhiFlo1 chromosome 5, rRhiFlo1.hap2, whole genome shotgun sequence, a single genomic window includes:
- the LOC133386151 gene encoding ubiquilin-1-like, which produces MATMDKDPEGPTIACPIIASNSSFICVTAKSPKASAQFVLPEISTIQQFKEEISKHFNCETNQLVLVFFGRILKDQDTLRQCGIMDGMTVHLVIRSLKRDQEDPPQPPYVPRTMTHALIPSASSLTSPAFSPSSQGSWGLPDLNPTSTEWQVVPTSEMIIQKVRQVILANPEIQQLAQQVPAISHILNNMDIMRVILDKMREIMDLAKNPDMIQDLKAPDQALISLQGSIPGGDNPLRQLNSEIQEPGLSAVQDLFAFSNPYATLVRSPCPEHTGLGSQSSHMETPERMGTLPISHSSTSICTNSTCSDEGGIFSSLANPLGHSSSMPNLAPTAGAGMFGVGGIQNPDASEIPKLIVNLCNAYTKRMMFSLMQNALLASEGSGQASQQEQVQQLLLHFSQQMQSPEMVAAMSNPKAIQAWVQMEQGLQALVAEAPVLIPWFMLRLRGLGYSTGVSPWANDSPCQGSAALE; this is translated from the coding sequence ATGGCCACAATGGACAAAGACCCAGAGGGCCCCACCATCGCCTGCCCCATCATCGCCTCCAACTCCAGCTTCATCTGCGTCACAGCAAAGTCTCCCAAGGCAAGTGCCCAGTTTGTGCTCCCAGAGATCAGCACCATCCAACAGTTCAAGGAGGAAATTTCCAAGCACTTCAACTGTGAGACCAACCAGCTGGTGCTCGTGTTCTTTGGAAGGATCCTGAAGGATCAGGACACCCTCCGGCAGTGTGGGATCATGGACGGAATGACTGTCCACCTGGTGATCAGATCCCTCAAGAGGGACCAGGAAGACCCACCTCAGCCTCCCTATGTGCCCAGGACCATGACACATGCCCTGATCCCATCTGCCAGCAGTCTCACCTCCCCTGCTTTCAGCCCAAGCAGTCAGGGCTCCTGGGGCCTCCCCGACCTGAACCCCACCAGTACTGAGTGGCAGGTGGTGCCCACCTCAGAGATGATCATCCAGAAAGTCCGGCAAGTGATTCTGGCCAACCCAGAGATCCAGCAGCTGGCTCAGCAAGTCCCAGCCATCAGCCACATCCTGAACAATATGGACATCATGAGGGTAATCCTGGATAAAATGAGGGAAATCATGGACCTTGCCAAGAACCCTGACATGATCCAGGACCTGAAGGCTCCAGACCAAGCGTTGATCAGCCTTCAAGGCAGCATCCCTGGGGGTGACAACCCACTGAGGCAACTGAACAGTGAGATCCAGGAGCCCGGGCTGAGCGCAGTGCAGGACCTCTTTGCCTTCAGCAACCCCTATGCCACCCTGGTGAGAAGCCCCTGCCCAGAGCACACAGGCCTGGGCAGCCAGAGCTCCCACATGGAAACCCCAGAGCGCATGGGCACCTTGCCCATCTCCCACAGTTCCACCAGCATTTGTACCAATAGCACCTGCAGCGACGAAGGAGGCATCTTCAGTAGCCTGGCCAATCCTCTCGGGCACAGCTCATCCATGCCCAACCTCGCCCCCACTGCTGGGGCAGGGATGTTCGGTGTGGGTGGCATCCAGAACCCAGATGCCAGCGAGATCCCCAAGCTCATTGTGAACCTTTGCAACGCCTACACCAAGCGCATGATGTTCTCCCTCATGCAGAACGCGCTGCTGGCCTCCGAAGGGTCAGGCCAGGCGTCTCAGCAGgagcaagtccagcagctgttgCTCCACTTCTCCCAGCAGATGCAGAGCCCAGAGATGGTGGCCGCCATGTCCAACCCCAAGGCCATCCAGGCCTGGGTGCAGATGGAGCAGGGCCTGCAGGCACTGGTAGCCGAAGCCCCGGTCCTCATCCCCTGGTTCATGCTGCGCTTGAGAGGGCTGGGGTACTCGACCGGGGTGAGCCCGTGGGCCAATGACTCCCCATGCCAAGGATCGGCTGCTCTGGAATAG
- the LOC133386041 gene encoding ubiquilin-1-like: MSESKKCPGAPTGSRVIKVTVKTLKRKEHFEVADSTVVQDFKKLISERFKTPPEQLSLIFAGEILKDQDTLGQHKIGNGSKVHLFIKSQRRPPGGPVLPPGNATSIAFLQVPPSREASSSEHSLDLSEWNGQPEELMASCHELVAQTMENLLLQMMTLNLDGSTLNNNPLLLGFLIGVTGMNVLGLNATDVSDFVGEAQDQDVTRQELISEVLQQPFVQNLFGDTEQVRQMIMSVPQMQQLAEQNPEISHILNNSEFLREMIDVATSPAVMDEIIRNHDRALSNLESIPGGYSALQQLYNDIEAPMLNAVQAQFQGNSFAPSESKPPSGGISPLARTENREPLPNPWAPQSNSSGDNFSNSDINGASNGAGQGYILLSLGPGVRPGLSKSESIQNMVHQLTENLEFMQNMSTALSKPGGPTQAFLSHCNSPASNDGPPPQGWVQHLPQKLARSEAAALLTNPRALQALLQLQMSLLTLTREVPDFLQALTDPDVDPESMEDSDDGESLSSEAGSLISADESSGSRADRGGGGEEEEEEEEMDQQAPGVLYQTQLEQLRAMGFPNQELNLQALIDTEGDIGAAVEKLTNSRAS, translated from the coding sequence ATGTCCGAGAGCAAGAAGTGCCCCGGGGCTCCCACTGGCTCCCGGGTCATCAAGGTGACAGTCAAGACTCTCAAGCGCAAGGAGCACTTTGAAGTGGCTGACAGCACCGTCGTCCAGGACTTTAAGAAGCTCATCTCTGAGCGCTTCAAGACGCCCCCTGAGCAGCTGTCGCTGATTTTTGCCGGTGAGATCCTAAAAGACCAGGATACTCTGGGGCAGCATAAGATTGGCAATGGGTCCAAAGTGCATCTCTTCATCAAGTCTCAGAGGAGACCTCCAGGGGGCCCTGTGCTGCCACCAGGAAATGCCACCTCCATCGCCTTCCTGCAAGTGCCACCTAGCCGGGAGGCCTCGTCATCAGAGCACAGCCTGGACCTGTCCGAGTGGAATGGCCAGCCGGAGGAGCTGATGGCCTCCTGTCATGAGCTCGTTGCCCAGACCATGGAGAATCTCTTGCTTCAGATGATGACACTGAACCTGGATGGCTCCACCTTGAACAACAACCCCCTTCTCTTGGGCTTCCTCATCGGGGTCACTGGCATGAATGTTTTGGGCCTCAACGCCACGGATGTGTCTGACTTTGTGGGCGAGGCCCAGGACCAGGATGTGACCCGACAGGAGCTGATAAGTGAAGTGCTGCAGCAGCCGTTTGTGCAGAACCTCTTTGGCGACACCGAGCAGGTCAGACAGATGATCATGTCCGTTCCTCAGATGCAGCAACTGGCAGAGCAGAACCCTGAGATCAGCCACATCCTCAACAACTCTGAGTTCCTGCGAGAAATGATTGACGTGGCCACCAGCCCAGCAGTGATGGACGAGATCATCAGGAACCACGACCGAGCTCTGAGCAACCTTGAAAGCATCCCGGGCGGGTACAGTGCCTTGCAGCAGCTCTACAATGACATTGAAGCACCGATGCTGAACGCCGTCCAAGCACAGTTCCAGGGCAACTCGTTTGCCCCATCAGAGAGCAAGCCGCCATCGGGGGGGATCAGCCCTCTGGCCCGGACAGAAAACAGGGAGCCTCTGCCGAACCCCTGGGCTCCCCAGTCCAACAGCAGCGGTGATAATTTCTCTAACAGTGACATCAACGGCGCCAGCAATGGTGCAGGGCAGGGCTACATCCTGCTGTCCTTAGGTCCTGGAGTCAGGCCTGGGCTCAGCAAGTCTGAAAGCATCCAGAACATGGTGCACCAGCTCACAGAGAACCTGGAGTTCATGCAGAACATGTCCACCGCGCTTTCTAAGCCGGGTGGCCCCACACAGGCATTCCTCAGCCACTGCAACTCCCCTGCGAGTAACGACGGCCCCCCACCTCAAGGCTGGGTGCAGCACCTCCCTCAGAAACTGGCCCGGTCAGAGGCTGCAGCACTGCTGACTAACCCCAGAGCCCTCCAGGCACTCCTTCAGCTGCAAATGAGCCTGCTGACTCTAACGAGAGAAGTGCCCGATTTCCTCCAAGCCTTGACGGACCCAGACGTCGATCCTGAAAGCATGGAAGACTCTGACGACGGAGAAAGCCTGTCCTCAGAAGCAGGGAGCCTCATCTCAGCTGACGAAAGCAGCGGATCCAGAGCAGATAGGggcgggggaggagaggaggaggaggaggaggaagagatggaTCAGCAAGCTCCAGGGGTCCTCTACCAGACGCAGCTGGAGCAGCTCCGGGCCATGGGCTTCCCGAACCAGGAACTGAACTTGCAGGCTCTCATTGACACAGAAGGAGATATTGGTGCCGCAGTTGAAAAGCTAACAAACTCTCGTGCATCCTAG